The Nicotiana tomentosiformis chromosome 9, ASM39032v3, whole genome shotgun sequence genome contains the following window.
CACTTTTGAGTTCCACAGGCTGATTTTTCCAATCAAATTTGTAGGCTTTTACTTCTTTTAATTGACTACGCAAAGGCTTGCTTTCATGAGAAGTAGAATCACTTGAATTCTTCAAATACGTTAAACGATCGATGAAACATATAATCATTTTAACCGTTGATGATAGGTTGAGTCTCTTGGGATGACAACTCCATAGCAAAGCATCCACAAAAGTTGGGCAATTCCCAGATGATTTTATATCTACATCTAAAACGTCCACTTGGGGGAGAGCAACTCTATCGTGCGGTTTCAATTCTTTCCTATTTATCTCATGGCATTTGGAAAAATGAAGGGAAACATGAGACCAAGAGGTCAAGTTTGACAGGAACCTTCTCAACTCATAAAACCACACAACATTTAAATTGTTCTGACAGTGAAGAACGATCTGTGAGTGCTTCAATTGGCTTGACGTTTTTGCAATTTTAAGCCTAGGAATTTGATCTCCAATATACTCAACTGATTCCAAATTTGGAGCATCAATTTCTCCTACACCCTCACAATCCTCAATCTTCAATACCCTTAGAGATCGACTCAAAATGTTAAACCTTTCCGACCCTTTACCAAGGCAAACTATTATCAAACACTCAAGGAATTGGAATCCAGAGATAAGGTGCTCGAGAAAACCACCAGATAGAGTCACATATGATAGTTCTACAGATTTCAAATTCTTACATTCAGCAATATCCAATTTTTCCACAGACAACTGATAATACGAAAAGTGTTCAAGAGTTGGTGCTTGGATTTTAACACGTTTTCTACTGCTTTTTGTTATGGAAACTGACCTGATCTTTTGAAGATTCCGCAGCTCGATCTTATCCAACCCATAACAACTATCAATGACGAAACTGACAATCAAGGGACAATTAGTGAGTAGAGTTTGAAGCATGTCTTCATTCAAATAGATAGATGATAGAGATAGCTTCTCCAAATAAAAGAGGTTCGCCACACCTCTAGATAAAGAAACACTCTTCAGATTACAACGTGTCAAAACCAATTCTTTTAAAGATTTTGCTGCCAAGATTATGAAAATAGGCAAGGGGCATGCTAAGCCATGAAATCTACAATCTTTAACACCATTCTGAAGAGCGATTCCGAGCCACTTTTCAATATCTTCACGAGAACTAGAATCTGATGATAATTCAAACTTGTCAATAGGGATTTTTCTGTCCCTATATCTCTCCATGACTTTATCCACCACTTTCATGTCGTGGTGATAATCAACTGTGAATTCCAAGTTGGGATGAGTCAACCAGGCTTGTAGCCATGTTTTGGAGAGAATGCTCATCTTGGCTGCTTCTTTAAAACTAAGGTAGGAAACTATTTTGCGAATGAGGCAATCAGGCAATACTTCAATTGTAGCTGTCTCCATTGTAGTATTGATGTGTGCAGATTGCCAATGCAATTACTTCTTTGATTTACTGGCTACTGCTGTATTCTGTAGAGTATGTCTTACATTCATTAGTTTTGTGTAAACATTCGGTGCGGTAGTAAGTTTTTATCGAACATTAGTTGTATCCTTTTCTTAACCTATGAATGCCAGCCTACAATTAGTGTTCTCTCTTCCTGTGAGTAAAGTTCATTTTTCTTTTGATAATTTCTTTTgataatatttatacatatacttaaaatatgtataaatattaaatttaaaactcAATTATTAGTTGCTTGAAGTCATCATCCTAAAATCTTAAACCATAAAGTTGAAATCGTAGCTCCGCCTCTGATTTTCACCATATTTGTTTTTTGGCTTTAATTTGAGGCAAGCTAAAACCAACAAATGCAAGAGCAGGTTGAAAATATACCAGATAATATGGCCAAATATATGAAAAAGATCAAAATTTACAGTCAATATTCCCTTCCCTTTGACAGATTAAAAACACAAATTTACCTGAAAACAGCAATtcaaaagggaaaaagaaaatcttcaacaaaatatacatacctcTTCAGGTGAATGGGGAAGAAGAGAAACGGTTGCTCTCTCGTTTTTCAGATATCTCTGTTTTTTCCAACCCCCTTTTCGTGTGCTCTCTTTATGTAGTGTGTGTGGGAATATTCTGTAGAGAGTGGCATCAAATCATGTGTTGGGATTAATTGGGGAGCAAGGAAAAAGATAAGAGAATCAAATAGAAGAGAATAAAAATGACGTGTGAAATTGTTTATGGGTAAGAAAGGAATATTGTTAGTGTGCGCGCCATTAGGAATATCTGGCCAAGAATTGTTCCAAAATTGGATAGAGTAGAATCTTTTCTTTTCAATGGCATCATGTAATTGGTTCGTCTCTTTTTTCTTTTAGAGTTAAAGTCAAAAGGAGAAAATCAGTAACTATTTTTAgactaaaataatttttttttttttttggtaattaaacaCCTTTGTATTAACCACCAATGTAAATATTTACAAAGCAGTTGATCACCTCGACCTACTTCCATACTGGAAAAAACAACTTACTCTAACCTTCACAACCTCCTAACCTCATTTATACAATTACTCTCACGAGttaacttgtcacaacccaaaattcactaaaggtcgtgatgacgcctaacatcgccgtcaggcaagccaacagtgattgatcaacttaattacctattcttgtattttgaaatcataattttccttaatcaaatcgtatgaaatagaatttacacaactacaataacgaacaacccataggaacccccaaaatccggtgtcacaagtgcatgtgcattttctaaggaatacaataataatacaacatatgtcctgAATCTAATaagatagaataaaataaatagtacaatggagactcagtGGGctacgatgcgtagcctggagTTTAGCTCACGTGAAGTCTCCTCaataggtgcgcctacgcgccaaggtgatcatcaatgagcatgtcaaatcctgcacatttagtgcagaagtgcagcataagtacgtaaatcaacgcgtatccagtaagtatctagcctaatctcggagaagtagtgacgaggggtcgacatcgacacttactaaaggtccaataaagtaatataataaaacataagcaGATATGAGGCATACGACAATAATGggataaatctgtaagttacataatcttccaatttcttctttcaaagcataaatttctaaatcttgtattttCCCTTAACAACTCGgaaaaatgtcaagtgtcattatcaaataagtaaggaataccatataaaatgccgagGATCAGTGAAAAGTTTAGCTCATGAATATTCAGACTACtaacgatataacgcacgattctgccgggGTAGTTCGGCCCGATccggaataatgtgtacactttCGAGGGTCGTGcggtacgaaccatagatgcatctatatactgcagaggcgttcgacccgctccacaagaaaagtaaGAAAGTTACCGAATtatgagacacgtgtttacaatacagcacatgggcataaaataaatataatctttaccatttctcaaataactcgcccgaaactcaaagtgttaaggcttggcacAGTgtgcatatatttatttctaaatcgatTTCAgatataacttcaattaattaagccagcagagtAAGTTCAAGAAATTTCAACATTtcatgataagatcctaagtctacccggacataaacacgctttagctacgtacggactctcgtcacctcatgcgtacgtagcacccacaactagttgcacataataataaatattacctaggggtagtttctccctcacacGGTTAAACAggaaacttacctcgctctgaagttccataaccggctccaaagccacTCAAACGCCTCAACTCGGTGCCCGTCTCTtcaaaactaatcaaacaacgtgcaaaccaatcaaaatataccccaattcgtataatttaacaatttataaatatttcaactCCGCTAAAAAAAATCCAACAAGGACAACTCTCGGACCCACGGGCCCAGATTTAGTAAATTTTAAAGATAAgctttacccataacactacgaactaAAGTAtacaatttattccaaattctatgtccaatttcgtggttaaaatccaaaaataccaaattctaggttttctaccaaaatctcaaattcctactaattttcatgtctaaatccatatacaaaccatgtattaaACTTGTAATATGTGGGAGTAACTTATCTTGTATTTCTTGATGAacatctccccttgaagctctccaaaatcgccccaaccaagtgaaaatagaagaaaatgggccaaatcccgcttTTATAAAAACACCTCTGCCCAGacgaccttccgcttctgcgatcatcttggccgcttctgcggcgtcgcttcgGTGGTGAAATCCATGCTTCCACGAAGTCGTGCTCAACATCCCTGCCCGCTTCTGCACTCCAAGCACCGCATATGCGCTCATGCAGGTACGGGaattgcttcgcacctgcggcctctacCCTGATCACCTCAAGTCGCTTATGCGGCCCtcttcctcgcttctgcgatgccttacCCGCATGTGccgttccgcttctgcggatgctcgaccgcatctgcggtctcagcCTTCCCCCAGCAAAATCCACATCTGTGCTAGCCTAGCCGCTTCTGTGGAGTCGCATATGTGGCCccgttttcgcaggtgcgattgcaccagcaaTTGGCCAAAACCAGCATTCCTCAACTTAAAAATTTCAATCTGAttccaatctgaaactcacctgaggcctccgagaccccgtccaatcataccaaccggTCCCAATACATGACACGAacctgatcgaggcctcaaatcacatcaaataatatcaaaactacaaatcgacGACCAAAATCCTTCTTAAAACttttcaaacttctaaacttcgaTGAACGCAtccgaaccataccaaaacattTCGGAATaatgccaaactttgcgtacaagtcatgaatcacaatacgaacccatTCCAAGGCCCGAAATCCCAAACGGGCATCGACAACACCAaagcctacttcaaaccaaacttcggAAATTCTTAAGCCTTCAAAATGCCAATCTTccataataagcaccgaaatgctccaGGTTAatccgatactcaatccgaaTATATGTCCAAGTttgaaattatcatacaaacctattggaatattcaaatcctgattccgaggccgtttactcaaaagccaaaccttagtcattttttccaatttaaagattccgaaattagaatttgctTTCCAAGTCAACTCTGAACttaccgaaattcaattccgaccacacgtacaagtcataatacccgaaatGAATctattcaaggtctcaaaccgccgaacgacgcgctaaatctcaaaacaatcggtcgggtcgttacattctcccccacttaaacatactttCGTCCTTGAACATGCTaggaactgctccggagttgtccaaaatcactgtttaacacctcgtgcacctacccgtaccACCACAATCCAATTGAACACAAAAGGTCGAGTCAGattgaagattctcccttttacttagtcaataagccttaaaaccaaattccaacctccgaatttctctataAGAGCTAAATCTAAAATACGAATACTgtaccaatcaccacacactgtaccaaaacatgatcatacacctatgctgaaatcacaccatgcaccacgtaagtcggttgcccataataacatcccccaACTACAATAGCTGCAATTTCATGAATCTGATACCCATAACACACCTAATaatacatataagtcatgttccaactctcacaatactgccacgacgaaatagacatgtagaaactcataaccacctaccgaatcaataattcatggagtctctcctcctgacaagaaccattacctcattctgaactgaataacgatattttctctttaatgtaccttatataaatctgattacacaaatttcaggtccaataatctcgtctcacccaggaCAAGCTGGTCAAGCAATAATTCATCTCAGACATTGCCAAAAATCTTATATGACGCCCACAACGTGCCAACAAGTTACAACTcgaatgcgatacataaggaagaacgaacgcTGAAGAAGGACTACCCAgcccgcataacgaataaaacggccaaATAGATGATGTGAACCTACCTTAGGGAtgaaaaacaagacacacaaaataagtgtaatGAGTTGTGCTCATCATCTcgctattgcggcgtgcaacccgatccgacatgacattattgcggcatgcaacccgatccaaacatgacaatgttgtggcgtgcaacccgacctaAATAATATACTCAtggaggcgtgccacccgatccgcacataacaatcaagaagaaaacacacacatcAAGTCGTAATGTTTACATTTATGAAATgcctgaatatcgaccacaagcacgccaagcgCATAATACACAtcttggggagacggatagcgccatacgctacgaaacccaagcacaGCTAAGTTGCAatgatgacctgcatctcgagagccccTTTCTCACATAAcgccacaagctacacgggacctcaatacgtgtgcgaataatcaagttgtctcacaacccacatggcacaatagagatatACATGGAATAGCTTACAACGAAAATAGCATACAATGCATGATGCCTCATCCGTAAGAAATGCTATGACGAATGAACACATacgacctgacgtagagcacacactcacattagacccaccaacggacctcacacTAATTCTAGTCATACCATGCCGGGCCAATAACCTTCGaaagatccacaatggccctattcatgacacataagaacaatcATCAAATCTGAAACAAGCTCACACGGTCCACAGCCTAAGGAACTGGAcacctctcaggcataaactctcgcattaACGATATTACcataatcttcatacttggtttcaatatttaacaatcaattgactaacatgtcacacttatacagatTTTCATGTGGGATACTCTCACACGAACTTTCTCACCAAGTAGCAAAGTCTGCATacccataccaccaaccgttctaATCTGTAAAGCAATTCCAGaacccgcaaatcaatacacaatgccccttccgcagaacaccattctcaagtgatactaaagaaaatgccagcttactctgaacatctgaattcatccctgctcatccgagcttgtgacattcctgtcaacaccgaaccgcaaccttgatcctcaacttttaaATTCATATGCCgatcactgcacctatcatgccgctacgcgataaTACCCGcattcaccataacccttgaactactagtggAATAACCATTTCATTGGCTAGAAGCCTTTCACTTAGCTCAGTTCAGAAAAatcaatgcaacacgcaactaaattccaaaaccgcagaaaatacaaacctcaagtcgtgacctaaaccgccatgactcttctagaatccatttacacaacaaggccatttgaatcaaatacctcctaaatcaatcaagttatggtggcttTCAAGCCCACACGTATAACCACATGTATGACTTctcacgccgaaggaactgattgTTTCCACAATCATGCCgactcaaccattactaaccaacCTAACTTCTTTCAGTTTACCCTTGTCCTGACTTAGAAATATATtagctccattcacaacataacgaactAAATCTGGACTTGCCCCGAGTGACCCGAATAgcgagaccacatcatctcaatacccatgaatcatctcatatttCTTTACGCGCACAATATCATCTCCAACTAgtgcacccattctgcaagaccttccgcgagtccgaagctatttcttcttttcctctaatactgcactttaattcttgaacccactaggaccgttgtcgagagtcacccactctgacctggtcctaAATATAACCAAACTCTAACACTCTACTAGCACATGAATACCCTCTCGTAGAAGAAACCGGCTGaactcttttccttgtacatctcATCCATAAAAGCATAAGCTCCGAGTCTTTCCAAAAACCTGAACATGCATCAATAAAGCCGAATATAGCATACGCCCATAAAGTTCTTTATTGAATTTTCCCCTGATGTTTCCTTTTCTTAGTTATAAAtatccaccaatacaccgataaccaaaaaCCGTACAAGCAGATacccacgcgatccaatcgtagacggtgggctcccctacttagctttaagctaacACCACGTAATATAGAGCACAcaatgattcctccttctcaattactatgatctcgcaccgttaaccctcCAAAATTCTCGAAGtgttttgttaagcttttcatgaacattctgaatcatcagtcaCAATCACATATAAAACCTCTTACTAGGTTGCAAGTggtattcttcgcagaagcttcatcaacatcacgcaaccgctaacatgatcacaggagataacccacatgtgggaTTCCTTACCGACaccttccaacgacgctgcactgggtaaAACTACCACGTAATCACTAAATTCTCCTAagcccatgctcgcccaccagtTGTATAAGTatgttccttccccattgacatcaactaaaagttcaacaataccttccaaattCAAATCATATTGCATcagaaacgataatcaaatcttcacaccctctttatttcaagcaactcctttctgccacatttaatctttcttcgtacagtaaccaccattccaaataaaatccgtagaccagGTCACCTTCCATCGCGAttcccaaaccattctacacttatCAAGGCACgcggctatcctaccacataatctatatgctaatctgccactcttacttcagttgaaccatctcctttaagcaacttctcaacctctgcttttcatacttgacctgctagtacttcaaccaccgcgaaacacttcccgccatgtccttcctcatacttcgctgttcaattgttgcatcaaatcaaaaatccatctctgtagtaCCTTAACCAATAAATTGTTActgactctaagcctcttcgaagatcatctttcttgagccGTCAACATTAGAAAataattcgattctgaaccactgcacacaactatctctgacaaccgcccctcaagcaccatttcacaacacccttccccgaaggcaaaatcaaagGTGAACATAACACTGGCGAATCGTAATGTgttcaaacaaggatgacgacactgcatcacaatgaaaattttACCACGCTCGAAACTACCAAATCTCATTATCCATCAACCAAAACCTTAAtgtccatagtccgattgcctttcctttgctggaattaaatgttgaatcTCTAAATCATGGActaagaaatcctcctttcaagtcattcgcTGCCGCGATACATAAATAAGCactctaccattacaccaacatggTGCGGTAACTCATGGACATGATAGCAAgatgtgcatagcctcaaaaccataggaaatacaaaTACTGAGCaggaacaaaagaacatccttccgcaaggtgaCGATAACAGTCTGCCCGAACACacagggaaaaacatcctgcaccacatgtGTAGTACCAATATAACTCCTAGACATCCAATTGAAaacaagcgcttcacatcgcataggattgagtaggaaggaaataaaggtacaagcctcaatggaatcaaattgcacgatgaggaatcaacaatggaagtgctcctaacaaccctatagcccctcgaagataagtacagacgtctccgtaatgATCCGCCAGACTCTACTAGagttgatcatgactcgtgatacctaagtgaacctaatgatatgataccaagctgtcatgacccaaaattcactaaaggtcgtgatggcaccaatcATCACTGCCAggaaagccaacggtgattgatcaacttaattacccattcttGTATTTTGAAACCATAATTTTCCTGAATCAAatcgtatgaaatagaatttacacaactacaataacgaacaacccataggaacccccaaaacccagtgtcacaagtgcatgagcattttctaaggaatacaataataatacaatacctGTCCCGAatataataagacagaataaaataaatagtacaatggagactcgatgggctgcgatgcgtagcctgaaaTGTAGCTCACGTGAAGGCTCCTCAACaagtgcgcctatgcgccaaactgatcatcaatgaacctgtcagatcctacacagaagtgcagcatgagtaagtaaatcaacgcgtacccaataagtatctagcctaaccccggagaagtagtgacgaaaggtcgacatcgacacttactaaaggtccaataaagcaatataataaaacataagaAGATATGAGGCATACgacaatgatggggtaaatctgtaagttacataatcttccaatttaTTCTTTCGAAGCATAAATTTCTAAATCTTATATTCTACCTTAACATCTTagaaaaatgtcaagtgtcattatcaaataagtaaggaataccatataaaatgttgggcatcagtggaaagtttagctcgtgaatattcagactactagcgatatagcGCACGATTCTGAAGTGGACGTTCGGACCGATccggaataatgtgtacactttCGAGGGTCGTgcgacacaaaccatatatgcatctatatacagctgaggcattcggccctctccacaagaaaataaaggaaattactgaattacgagacacgtgtttacaatacaacACATGGgcataaaatgaatataatctttaccatttctcaaataactcacccaaaactcaaagtgttaaggcttggcctagtgtgcatatatttatttctaaatcgatttcagttataacttcaattaattaagccagcagagtgAATTCAATAAATTCTAACATTtcatgataagatcctaagtctacccggacataaacatgctttagctatgtacggactctcgtcacctcgtgcgtacgtcgCACCCACAACTacttgcacataacaataaatatcacctaggggtagttttcccctcacaaggttagacatgagacttacctcgctccgaagttccataacagGCTCCAAAGTCACTCAAACACCTCAACACGGTGcccgtctcttcaaaactagtAAAACAACAtgtaaaccaatcaaaatataccccaatacgtataatgtaacaatttataatgattccaaCTCCGCTAAAAAAATCCAACAAGgataaccctcgggcccacgtgcccggattccgaatatttcgaagataaactttacccataacaccacgaactaaagTATACAATTTATTACTAATTCtgtgtccaatttcgtggttaaaatccaaaaatgccaaattttaggttttccaccaaaatcccaaattcctaCTATTTTCTCTAtctaaatccatatacaaaccatgtatttaacttgtaataggtgggagtcacttaccttgtgtttctTGATGAACATCTCCCTTTGaaactctccaaaattgccccaaccatgtaaaaatggaagaaaatgggccaaatcccatttttataaaaacacctctgcccagacgaccttccgcttctgcggcaaaATCCACACTTCTGCGAAGTCGTGCCTAACATACCTGCCCGCTTCTACTCTCCAGgcaccgcatctgcgctcacgcaggtgtgggaattgcttcgcacctgcgttgTCTGCGCTGATCACctctggtcgcttctgcggccctctTCCTCGCTTTTGCGAGGTCGCTTCTGTGATTCCTTACCCGCATGTGCGGTTCTGCTTCTGTGCACACTCGATCGCATCTGTGGTCTCAGCCTTCCCCCAGCAAAATCCGCATCTGCGCTAGCCTAGCCGCTTCTGCAGAGTCACATCTGTAGCCccgttccgcaggtgcgattgcaccagtaaTTGGCCAAAACTAGCATTCCTTAACTTACAAAtttcaatctgaaactcacccgaggcctccgagaccccgtccaatcataccaaccgaTCCCAATACATGACatgaacttgctcgaggcctcaaatcacatcaaacaacatcaaaactacgaatcgacgaccAAATTCCTTCTTAAATCTTTTTAAACTtctaaacttcgacgaacgcgtctgaaccataccaaaacattttggaatgacaccaaactttgcgtacaagtcatcaCAATACGAACTCATTCCAAGGTTCAGAATcgcaaacggacatcgataacaccaaagcctcCTTCAAACCAAACTTCGGAAATTCTTAAGCCTTCAAAATGCCatccttccataataagcgtcgaaatgctccctggtgatccgatactcaatacgaacatacgcccaactccaaaataatcatacaaacctattggaacctttaaatcctaattccgaggtcgtttactcaaaagccaaaccttaGTCAATATTTCCAATTTAAAGcatccgaaattagaattttctttccaagtcaactctgaactttccgaaatttaattacgaccacacgtacaagtcataatacctgaattgaagctacccaaggcctcaaaccgccgaacgatgtgctaaagctcaaaatgaccggtcgggttgttacataacTACTCAGTAATTATATTTTGTTAGAAGGACATGAGTATAACTCTCGGTTCTAATATTGCACATGGATACCACTCTCCTTACAAGTACATCCCATGTTGTTACTTGCTTCTCAAATATCCTTGCATTTCTCTCAATCCACACTTTTTGTATTTTCTGCATACACTAGTTTGAGTATCCTGGCTAGCTGAGATCGCCCCTTTGTTTTCATTACAATCTAGTGCTGTCAATCAAACCATGATGTTGTAGATGGTTGTTGTATCTGTAACCATTGCATGAGTCTTGACCATAGGCTTCTACCAAATGCACATTCTGCAAATATATGATCTCTCGTTTCTGGTGTTTGATTGCAAAAGCAGCATGTGTCTTCCACTTGTATTCTCCAGTTCTTCAATCTGTCAGTAGTGAGCAATCTTCCTTGAATTTGTAGCCACACTGTGAAGACTACTTTTGGTCGTGCTTGATTCTGATACATTAAACCTTTACATGAGACTTTAGATAGCTCTCCTAATAGTTGCAAGTAAACATGTTTGATTACATTCCTTAGGTAAGTCTCGCTATTGCTGATGACATCCAGATTaccccttgctccaaatattttcCTGACCATCCATGATGCCTGCTTTGGTGCTCCCATGGTGGCAAAGACTTGATCCTTAATGTAGTAACTATAGATCCATTTGATCCAAAGCTTATTTTTTTTGTTTGCCAATTCCCAACATGTTTTTGTGATTACAGCCTTATTCCATAGTGCCAAGTTGATCAAGTTAAGCCCCTTTGTTGCTCTAGGTGAACATATCATGTCCCATGCCACTAAAGCTTTTTAGTAATTATATTCTCCCCCGACCACACATAGCTTTTACAGTAGGCATCAATTGCTTT
Protein-coding sequences here:
- the LOC104088988 gene encoding putative F-box protein At1g49610 isoform X9; this encodes METATIEVLPDCLIRKIVSYLSFKEAAKMSILSKTWLQAWLTHPNLEFTVDYHHDMKVVDKVMERYRDRKIPIDKFELSSDSSSREDIEKWLGIALQNGVKDCRFHGLACPLPIFIILAAKSLKELVLTRCNLKSVSLSRVSSLIVVMGWIRSSCGIFKRSGFFIR
- the LOC104088988 gene encoding putative F-box/LRR-repeat protein At3g18150 isoform X7, with product METATIEVLPDCLIRKIVSYLSFKEAAKMSILSKTWLQAWLTHPNLEFTVDYHHDMKVVDKVMERYRDRKIPIDKFELSSDSSSREDIEKWLGIALQNGVKDCRFHGLACPLPIFIILAAKSLKELVLTRCNLKSVSLSRGVANLFYLEKLSLSSIYLNEDMLQTLLTNCPLIVSFVIDSCYGLDKIELRNLQKISPIGGEITSNLGSTARLAIQTGAVGTWYHCIQIMALEHMIGHGQCFAMSKI
- the LOC104088988 gene encoding putative FBD-associated F-box protein At5g56690 isoform X4 produces the protein METATIEVLPDCLIRKIVSYLSFKEAAKMSILSKTWLQAWLTHPNLEFTVDYHHDMKVVDKVMERYRDRKIPIDKFELSSDSSSREDIEKWLGIALQNGVKDCRFHGLACPLPIFIILAAKSLKELVLTRCNLKSVSLSRGVANLFYLEKLSLSSIYLNEDMLQTLLTNCPLIVSFVIDSCYGLDKIELRNLQKIRSVSITKSSRKRVKIQAPTLEHFSYYQLSVEKLDIAECKNLKSVELSYVTLSGGFLEHLISGFQFLECLIIVCLGKGSERFNILSRSLRVLKIEDCEGVGEIDAPNLESVEYIGDQIPRLKIAKTSSQLKHSQIVLHCQNNLNVVWFYELRRFLSNLTSWSHVSLHFSKCHEINRKELKPHDRVALPQVDVLDVDIKSSGNCPTFVDALLWSCHPKRLNLSSTVKMIICFIDRLTYLKNSSDSTSHESKPYGE
- the LOC104088988 gene encoding putative F-box/LRR-repeat protein At3g18150 isoform X8 — protein: METATIEVLPDCLIRKIVSYLSFKEAAKMSILSKTWLQAWLTHPNLEFTVDYHHDMKVVDKVMERYRDRKIPIDKFELSSDSSSREDIEKWLGIALQNGVKDCRFHGLACPLPIFIILAAKSLKELVLTRCNLKSVSLSRGVANLFYLEKLSLSSIYLNEDMLQTLLTNCPLIVSFVIDSCYGLDKIELRNLQKISPIGGEITSNLGSTARLAIQTGAVGTWYHCIQIMALEHGWKRLSC
- the LOC104088988 gene encoding putative F-box protein At1g49610 isoform X10, which codes for METATIEVLPDCLIRKIVSYLSFKEAAKMSILSKTWLQAWLTHPNLEFTVDYHHDMKVVDKVMERYRDRKIPIDKFELSSDSSSREDIEKWLGIALQNGVKDCRFHGLACPLPIFIILAAKSLKELVLTRCNLKSVSLSRVSSLIVVMGWIRSSCGIFKRSVL
- the LOC104088988 gene encoding putative FBD-associated F-box protein At5g56690 isoform X1, encoding METATIEVLPDCLIRKIVSYLSFKEAAKMSILSKTWLQAWLTHPNLEFTVDYHHDMKVVDKVMERYRDRKIPIDKFELSSDSSSREDIEKWLGIALQNGVKDCRFHGLACPLPIFIILAAKSLKELVLTRCNLKSVSLSRGVANLFYLEKLSLSSIYLNEDMLQTLLTNCPLIVSFVIDSCYGLDKIELRNLQKIRSVSITKSSRKRVKIQAPTLEHFSYYQLSVEKLDIAECKNLKSVELSYVTLSGGFLEHLISGFQFLECLIIVCLGKGSERFNILSRSLRVLKIEDCEGVGEIDAPNLESVEYIGDQIPRLKIAKTSSQLKHSQIVLHCQNNLNVVWFYELRRFLSNLTSWSHVSLHFSKCHEINRKELKPHDRVALPQVDVLDVDIKSSGNCPTFVDALLWSCHPKRLNLSSTVKMIICFIDRLTYLKNSSDSTSHESKPLRSQLKEVKAYKFDWKNQPVELKSGELAIRSLTESENVYFVLDW
- the LOC138898386 gene encoding uncharacterized protein, translating into MICSPRATKGLNLINLALWNKAVITKTCWELANKKNKLWIKWIYSYYIKDQVFATMGAPKQASWMVRKIFGARGNLDVISNSETYLRNVIKHVYLQLLGELSKVSCKGLMYQNQARPKVVFTVWLQIQGRLLTTDRLKNWRIQVEDTCCFCNQTPETRDHIFAECAFGRSLWSRLMQWLQIQQPSTTSWFD